In one window of Bacillota bacterium DNA:
- a CDS encoding PIG-L deacetylase family protein, with protein MKLSYLNLLKIPDLTRAEKILCIQPHPDDMEIGAGASIARLSKKCITITCVTVTDGSAGTYDHGINQKELIETRKKETIEASCYLGVNEHLWLNFPDGGNLPYEKVRSEITRIIRTIKPKALLVCDPWLSYEAHSDHIRTGMAAAEAFLLSGLPYFCPSDLHDGIEPYAAEMIAFYYTAYPNTFIDVSDTWAQKLKALSCHKSQFRDDQLEMFKELLTMKAREIGKEEGYKYAESFKVLSSTHMHILEQAWQY; from the coding sequence ATGAAACTAAGTTATTTAAATTTATTAAAAATACCGGACCTGACTAGAGCAGAAAAAATCTTATGCATCCAACCTCATCCTGATGACATGGAAATCGGAGCCGGAGCCTCGATTGCCCGACTGAGCAAGAAGTGTATTACCATTACCTGTGTCACAGTAACTGATGGTTCCGCAGGCACCTATGATCATGGCATAAACCAGAAAGAATTAATCGAGACAAGAAAGAAGGAAACAATTGAAGCATCCTGTTACCTGGGCGTAAATGAGCATCTTTGGCTAAATTTTCCTGACGGAGGTAATCTTCCTTACGAAAAAGTCCGTTCCGAAATTACGCGAATAATAAGGACCATTAAACCAAAAGCTCTTCTTGTCTGTGACCCCTGGCTTTCTTATGAGGCACATTCAGACCATATCCGGACAGGCATGGCTGCCGCGGAAGCTTTTCTGCTATCCGGGCTTCCATATTTTTGCCCTTCAGACTTACATGACGGTATTGAACCCTATGCTGCTGAAATGATCGCCTTTTATTATACTGCTTATCCAAATACCTTTATAGATGTCTCGGACACATGGGCGCAGAAGTTAAAAGCTCTCAGCTGCCATAAGAGCCAGTTCAGGGATGACCAGCTTGAAATGTTTAAAGAACTCTTAACGATGAAAGCTCGTGAAATCGGAAAGGAAGAAGGATATAAATATGCTGAGTCATTCAAAGTTCTTTCTTCCACCCATATGCATATATTAGAACAAGCCTGGCAGTACTAA
- a CDS encoding Rrf2 family transcriptional regulator, protein MKLTTKFRYGTRAILDLAIHSTARPVSVKDIAKRQDISPKYLENLFSILQTSGMIHSVRGAQGGYQLIINPAEITLKNLYELFEGAGCLVDCTNNPSSCRRSEICVTQEIWSELYEQCSSFLDSVTIKDLMERAYVKESVPNIYHI, encoded by the coding sequence GTGAAGCTAACCACAAAATTCCGTTACGGCACCAGGGCGATTCTCGATCTGGCCATCCACTCAACCGCAAGACCGGTGAGTGTTAAGGATATTGCTAAACGCCAGGACATATCACCAAAATACCTTGAAAACCTGTTTTCCATACTTCAGACATCAGGGATGATTCACTCTGTCAGAGGAGCCCAGGGAGGGTATCAACTGATTATAAACCCTGCAGAAATAACCTTAAAAAACCTCTACGAATTATTCGAAGGAGCAGGCTGCCTGGTTGATTGTACGAATAATCCTTCTTCATGTAGGCGATCGGAAATTTGTGTAACCCAGGAGATATGGTCTGAACTTTATGAACAATGTAGCAGCTTTCTTGATTCAGTAACAATAAAAGATTTAATGGAACGAGCTTATGTTAAAGAATCTGTGCCAAATATATATCACATATGA
- the cysK gene encoding cysteine synthase A, with amino-acid sequence MAKIYDDITKTVGNTPLVKLNTITKGLDATIIAKLESHNPLGSVKDRIALSMINEAEKRGKISPETIIVEPTSGNTGIGLAFICAARGYRLILTMPDTMSIERRQLLQALGAELILTPGAEGMPGAIKKAEELVSQGTQYYMPQQFNNPANPAIHRDTTAIEIWNDTDGKADILVAGVGTGGTITGVSQVIKQKNPSFKAVAVEPARSPVLSGGNKGPHKIQGIGAGFIPKVLDLSLVDEIIQVEDDDAANTARRLAKEEGIFVGISSGAAVYAALQIAARPENSGKLIITILASTGERYLSSGLFNPVE; translated from the coding sequence ATGGCAAAGATCTACGATGATATTACAAAAACCGTGGGAAACACCCCATTGGTAAAACTTAATACTATTACAAAGGGATTGGATGCAACGATCATAGCAAAACTTGAATCACACAACCCGCTGGGTAGTGTTAAGGATCGGATTGCCCTAAGTATGATTAATGAAGCGGAAAAGAGAGGCAAGATAAGCCCTGAAACAATTATTGTTGAACCAACCAGTGGTAATACAGGCATCGGACTGGCTTTTATCTGCGCTGCCAGAGGTTACCGCTTGATTCTCACAATGCCAGACACAATGTCAATTGAACGCCGTCAGCTTCTTCAGGCACTGGGAGCAGAATTAATTCTTACTCCAGGAGCAGAAGGCATGCCGGGAGCTATAAAAAAAGCCGAAGAACTGGTCAGCCAGGGAACACAGTATTATATGCCTCAACAATTTAACAATCCAGCCAATCCAGCAATTCACCGTGATACAACAGCAATTGAAATCTGGAATGATACAGACGGCAAGGCAGACATACTGGTAGCAGGAGTTGGTACCGGAGGGACCATTACCGGAGTGTCCCAGGTTATAAAACAAAAAAACCCTTCATTCAAAGCAGTCGCGGTTGAACCAGCCCGATCACCGGTACTTTCGGGAGGTAATAAAGGTCCGCATAAAATTCAGGGCATCGGCGCAGGATTCATACCAAAAGTGCTGGATCTATCACTGGTCGATGAAATAATTCAGGTCGAAGATGATGATGCCGCCAATACAGCCCGCCGACTGGCTAAGGAAGAAGGAATATTTGTCGGTATTTCTTCAGGCGCTGCTGTATATGCTGCCCTACAGATTGCCGCCAGGCCGGAAAACAGTGGAAAATTAATCATTACCATTTTAGCAAGCACCGGTGAAAGATATTTGAGCAGCGGTTTATTTAATCCTGTAGAGTAA